A DNA window from Pleuronectes platessa chromosome 19, fPlePla1.1, whole genome shotgun sequence contains the following coding sequences:
- the rpl17 gene encoding 60S ribosomal protein L17, whose product MVRYSLDPENPTKSCKSRGSNLRVHFKNTRETAQAIKGMHIRKANKYLRDVIVQHQCVPFRRYNGGVGRCAQAKQFGWTQGRWPKKSAEFLLHMLKNAESNAELKGLDVDSLVIEHIQVNKAPKMRRRTYRAHGRINPYMSSPCHIEMILTEKEQIVPKPEEEVAQKKKVSQKKLKKQKLMARE is encoded by the exons ATGGTCCGCTACTCCCTCGACCCCGAGAACCCGACCAAGT CATGCAAGTCGAGGGGCTCCAATCTCCGGGTTCACTTCAAG AACACCCGTGAGACAGCTCAGGCCATCAAGGGGATGCACATCCGCAAGGCCAACAAGTACCTGAGGGACGTGATCGTCCAGCACCAGTGTGTCCCCTTCCGGCGCTACAACGGAGGCGTCGGCCGCTGCGCCCAG GCCAAACAGTTCGGCTGGACTCAGGGACGTTGGCCCAAGAAGAGCGCGGAGTTCCTCCTGCACATGCTCAAGAACGCAGAGAGCAACGCGGAGCTCAAG GGTCTGGATGTGGACTCTCTCGTCATCGAACACATCCAGGTCAACAAGGCCCCGAAGATGAGGAGGCGCACGTACCGTGCCCACGGCCGCATCAACCCGTACATGAGCTCGCCGTGCCACATCGAGATGATCCTGACGGAGAAGGAGCAGATCGTCCCCAAACCCGAGGAGGAGGTCGCTCAGAAGAAAAAG GTCTCacagaagaagctgaagaagcaGAAACTGATGGCACGCGAGTAA
- the mfhas1 gene encoding malignant fibrous histiocytoma-amplified sequence 1 homolog produces MKSLHENPEVEEGGSGCSVMEENNLKTARLWRDAALRSRKLRSNMRQLTLCSKNNQITLPEDVAEVEALNLGNNSLQELPLGLGSSLNNLRILVLRRNKFSSVPRVVFELVQLVELDMSHNCLRSLSEGVGELRGLKKLCVSHNKILHLPDQISELQLLEELDISFNDLHDLPRTFSGLGRLRTLDTDHNKLNQFPSEILALSELEELDCSGNKFQELPADLLKLRSVKILWLSSLRMSMLPDTFCHLHNLESLMLDGNNLTLLPPSFGKLQRLKMINLSSNEFENFPEVVLSIRGLEELYLSRNKLTQVPEEIGELVKLVNLWLDNNNITYLPDSVVELEKLEELVLQGNQIAILPDHFGKLSKVNIWKVKDNPLIQPPYEVCMKGIPYIAAYQKELALSQLAVKPRLKLVLMGMRDAGKTWLRQSVVGQRDITGILGNKGIEVTNWVADADRCLTFLVYDLSGKQNYDLIKPFFLSPGALYVLVVNLKTYSPKNFYAHVGYFLHLLGAKVPHAVVCVVGTHADVCAEVELEEKSLDIHRQIGLQERRDVQSLRSLALQVDQALEQGFNVRISSPHVLFYGVSDRNLRRRKAQLQFMLNHRLQILSPVLSVSCTETQRNIQRLREKLMSVADHRDIFPNLHRVLPKSWQILEELHFKPKDLWLSWWDSARLGLQAGLTEDRLQSALSYLHESGKLLYFEDSLTLKEYVFHNLPRFIAILNVFFHRDESTLLDRLLSEGERGDKGRVSLVIEDEKGENLRVTHLQHHVEGFLQHGLLPSNVIRLLLRPLIQTQQDLHLIMELLEKMGICYCINKPRSKPLNGATAWYKFPSYVSSEEPWAEAEASGGSLPHCHFFSVEQLHIEYSFPFLFPPGLFARFSVQINSHVVQRSDGRHRIFAYRGKVPVVISHRPSRGKLLAETLSIASHASLPNIWTAWQAITPLVEELNVLLQEWPGLHYSVHILCSKCLKRGSSNPHAFPGELLTQPRPEGLMEIICPKNGSERVHVALVYPPTPTVVSPCLK; encoded by the exons ATGAAGAGTCTCCATGAGAAcccggaggtggaggagggggggtccGGCTGCTCCGTCATGGAGGAGAACAACCTGAAGACGGCCCGGCTGTGGAGGGATGCCGCCCTCCGCTCCAGGAAGCTGCGGAGCAACATGCGCCAGCTCACCCTCTGCTCCAAGAACAACCAGATCACTCTGCCCGAGGACGTGGCCGAGGTGGAGGCGCTGAACCTGGGCAACAACTCGCTGCAGGAGCTGCCTCTGGGGCTGGGCTCCTCCCTGAACAACCTGCGCATCCTGGTGCTCCGCAGGAACAAGTTCAGCTCGGTGCCCCGGGTGGTGTTCGAGCTGGTGCAGCTGGTGGAGCTCGACATGAGCCACAACTGTCTGAGGAGCCTGAGCGAGGGTGTGGGGGAGCTGAGGGGCCTGAAGAAGCTCTGCGTCAGTCACAACAAAATCCTGCACCTGCCGGATCAGATCTCCGAGCTTCAGCTTCTGGAGGAACTGGACATTAGCTTCAACGACCTGCACGACCTCCCCAGGACCTTCTCCGGCCTCGGCAGGCTGCGGACTCTGGACACGGATCACAACAAGCTGAACCAGTTCCCCTCGGAGATCCTGGCCCTCagcgagctggaggagctcgACTGCTCCGGGAACAAGTTCCAGGAGTTACCAGCTGACTTGTTGAAGCTGCGCTCCGTGAAGATCCTGTGGCTCAGCAGCCTGCGCATGTCCATGTTACCTGACACCTTCTGCcacctgcacaacctggagagTCTGATGCTGGACGGGAACAACCTGACGCTGCTGCCGCCGTCTTTTGGAAAACTGCAGAGACTCAAGATGATCAACCTGTCCTCCAACGAGTTTGAGAACTTCCCGGAGGTTGTTTTAAGCATCAGAGGATTAGAGGAACTTTACCTGAGCAGGAACAAACTCACTCAGGTTCCCGAGGAGATCGGTGAGCTGGTGAAGCTGGTGAACCTCTGGctggacaacaacaacatcacgtATCTGCCTGATTCTGTggtggagctggagaagctggaggagctcgTGTTGCAGGGGAACCAAATCGCCATTCTTCCAGATCATTTTGGGAAGCTGTCCAAAGTGAACATCTGGAAGGTGAAGGACAACCCTCTGATCCAGCCTCCGTACGAGGTGTGTATGAAAGGCATCCCTTACATCGCAGCCTATCAGAAGGAGCTCGCTCTCTCCCAGCTCGCCGTGAAGCCCAGATTGAAACTGGTCCTGATGGGGATGAGAGACGCTGGGAAGACGTGGCTGAGGCAGAGCGTGGTGGGACAGCGGGACATCACAGGCATCCTGGGAAACAAAGGGATTGAGGTCACTAACTGGGTGGCAGACGCCGACCGCTGTCTCACATTTCTGGTGTATGATTTGTCAGGGAAGCAAAACTATGACCTCATCAAACCCTTCTTCCTGTCCCCCGGTGCTCTCTACGTCCTCGTCGTGAATCTCAAAACATACTCACCCAAGAACTTCTATGCCCATGTCGGGtatttcctccacctcctcggcGCCAAAGTGCCCCacgctgtggtgtgtgtggtggggacGCATGCAGACGTGTGTGcagaggtggagctggaggagaagagtcTGGACATCCACAGACAGATCGGtctgcaggagaggagggacGTCCAGAGTCTGAGGAGCCTGGCTCTGCAGGTGGACCAGGCGCTGGAGCAGGGCTTCAACGTTCGCATCTCCAGCCCCCACGTCCTCTTCTACGGCGTCTCAGACCGGAACCTGAGGCGGAGGAAAGCCCAGCTGCAGTTCATGCTGAACCACCGGCTGCAGATTCTGTCTCCTGTCCTGAGTGTGagctgcacagagacacagaggaacatCCAGAGGCTGAGAGAGAAGCTCATGTCTGTGGCCGACCACAGGGACATCTTCCCCAACCTGCACCGCGTGCTTCCAAAGTCCTGGCAGattctggaggagctgcacTTTAAGCCCAAAGACTTGTGGCTGTCGTGGTGGGACTCGGCTCGGCTGGGCCTCCAGGCCGGGCTCACCGAGGACCGGCTGCAGAGCGCCTTGTCCTACCTGCACGAGAGCGGGAAGCTGCTGTACTTTGAGGACAGCCTCACGCTGAAGGAGTATGTTTTCCACAATCTTCCACGGTTCATTGCAATTCTTAACGTCTTCTTCCACAGGGACGAGTCCACGCTGCTGGACCGGCTCCTGTccgagggggagaggggggacaAGGGCAGGGTGAGTCTGGTGATAGAGGACGAGAAGGGCGAGAACCTCAGGGTGACACATCTGCAGCACCATGTGGAAGGTTTCCTCCAACACGGCCTTCTGCCCTCCAACGTCATCCGCCTGCTCCTCAGGCCGCTCATCCAGACGCAGCAGGACCTGCACCTCAtcatggagctgctggagaagatGGGGATCTGCTACTGCATCAACAAACCTCGCAGCAAGCCTCTGAACGGAGCCACGGCCTGGTACAAGTTCCCCAGCTACGTGAGCAGCGAGGAGCCCTGGGCCGAGGCCGAGGCCAGCGGCGGCTCTCTGCCTCACtgccacttcttctctgtggagCAGCTGCACATCGAGTACAGTTTCcccttcctgtttcctcccgGACTGTTCGCTCGCTTCAGCGTGCAGATCAACAGCCACGTGGTCCAGAGGTCAGACGGCAGACACCGGATCTTTGCCTATCGAGGAAAAGTCCCCGTGGTGATCAGCCACCGGCCGTCCAGAGGGAAGCTGCTGGCGGAGACTCTGTCCATCGCCAGCCACGCCTCGCTGCCCAACATCTGGACGGCGTGGCAGGCCATCACGCcgctggtggaggagctgaacgtgctgctgcaggagtggCCCGGCCTCCACTACTCCGTCCACATCCTCTGCTCCAAGTGCCTGAAGAGAGGGTCGTCCAACCCGCACGCCTTCCCAG GTGAGCTGCTGACTCAGCCGCGGCCTGAAGGTCTGATGGAGATCATCTGTCCAAAGAACGGCTCCGAGCGCGTGCACGTGGCGCTGGTTTACCCCCCGACCCCCACCGTGGTCAGCCCCTGTCTCAAGTaa